A genomic stretch from Amia ocellicauda isolate fAmiCal2 chromosome 23, fAmiCal2.hap1, whole genome shotgun sequence includes:
- the cdc42ep3 gene encoding cdc42 effector protein 3: MPAKTPIYLKAANSKKGKKCKLRDILSPDLISPPLGDFRHTIHIGKGGEQDAFGDMSFLQGKYDLLPGKEEQVSPQYVACNEFFRANSTCDATFAETPSPVLKNAISLPTIGGSQALTLPLLSAVTFPTNPEPLDPVIEPALGSEETQRNSFLLSMDIFNPKPSPTKKTTKKSILSFDMPKEIEKKKQFENGKIHMNDNGFKNSTPGYVNGNGKLHHSTNFTGHYNDWLKGNSVEDNLICDYELELMKGKSILEESMSDMTGSLLSLELDLGPSILDEVLNVMDKPKM; encoded by the coding sequence ATGCCGGCCAAGACGCCCATCTATCTGAAGGCAGCCAACAGCAAGAAGGGGAAGAAGTGCAAGCTGAGGGATATCTTGTCTCCCGATCTGATCAGCCCTCCACTGGGAGACTTTCGCCACACCATTCACATCGGCAAGGGTGGGGAGCAGGATGCTTTTGGAGATATGTCATTCCTACAGGGGAAGTACGACCTCCTTCCCGGTAAAGAGGAGCAGGTGTCACCGCAGTACGTGGCGTGCAATGAGTTCTTCAGGGCAAACAGCACCTGTGATGCCACTTTTGCAGAGACTCCGTCACCGGTGTTGAAAAACGCCATTTCTCTCCCAACGATTGGAGGTTCACAGGCTCTCACTCTCCCCCTGCTGTCCGCCGTGACCTTTCCCACCAACCCCGAGCCCTTAGACCCTGTGATTGAACCAGCACTCGGCTCTGAGGAGACACAGAGAAACAGCTTCCTCCTCTCCATGGATATTTTTAATCCGAAACCCAGCCCCACCAAGAAGACCACCAAGAAATCGATCCTGTCTTTTGACATGCCAAAGGAAATAGAGAAAAAGAAGCAGTTTGAAAATGGCAAGATACATATGAACGATAATGGATTTAAAAACTCAACTCCCGGTTATGTGAACGGCAACGGAAAACTTCATCATTCGACGAATTTCACCGGACATTACAATGACTGGTTGAAAGGCAACAGTGTGGAGGACAATCTCATCTGTGACTATGAACTTGAACTCATGAAGGGGAAAAGCATCTTGGAAGAGTCCATGTCAGACATGACCGGCTCTCTTCTGTCACTCGAACTCGATTTA